In the Campylobacter sp. MIT 12-8780 genome, one interval contains:
- a CDS encoding motility associated factor glycosyltransferase family protein, with translation MPHVLLNKTFTQNLNAIFRVDQPLSVMLRQISKLVKFKNEGKKLIFLPENELVYEDFEAHFKEKKEYFDQNFAKYPVMFFYGLGNGILLKYLLKNKKHKRIIVFESELELFYLALQELDFSKDIEQERLILFYTPNLNPAQFQTLFAYPDIETSLKTYNFHIQCEFYEKHYKNEIEKIHQELIEQIKFSFLKRGNDPLDSIIGIKNILINLPKMLRHGIFKAFLKQRFKQVKNAIIVSTGPSLSKQLPLLKEYANKASIMCADSAYPILAKNGIKPDFVFMLERTDFTAEFFNNDFKEFDDGILFILTSVVDKNATKYLEKNNRNYMIVSRPLLFAVSLGLDEFGYLGVGHSVANMAYELAAALRHENIIFIGQDLAYADDGSSHPKDYQHGAEFESDQRRDLYTLAYGQKGQVRTQITWNLFRHALESDIALSKLKLGINTYNATEGGAHIKGSIERPFKELCETLLKENVQKPFAMPPRYDENKAKALLKQSKEDLQAKVKKADDFLEEIKKELELLQSLLPRDYVFEKLDFEALKKSKERLLKLIQVLKQKVIFTETLHAVYFHNECELVRLESVMSKNEHEEKELLILFLETQGRFFIELGEYIYTQNNAILECIKEYTI, from the coding sequence ATGCCTCATGTTTTACTAAACAAGACTTTTACTCAAAACCTCAACGCTATTTTTAGAGTCGATCAGCCTTTGAGTGTGATGTTAAGGCAAATTTCAAAACTTGTGAAATTTAAAAATGAAGGGAAAAAACTTATCTTTTTGCCAGAAAATGAGCTTGTGTATGAAGACTTTGAGGCTCATTTTAAAGAAAAAAAAGAGTATTTTGATCAAAACTTTGCAAAATATCCTGTGATGTTTTTTTACGGGCTTGGTAATGGTATCTTGCTTAAATATTTACTTAAAAACAAAAAGCATAAAAGAATTATCGTCTTTGAAAGCGAACTTGAGCTTTTTTACCTTGCTTTGCAAGAGCTTGATTTTAGCAAGGATATAGAACAAGAAAGGTTGATATTATTTTATACACCAAACCTTAATCCAGCGCAATTTCAAACTCTTTTTGCTTATCCTGATATAGAAACTTCACTTAAAACTTATAATTTTCATATTCAATGTGAATTTTATGAAAAGCATTATAAAAATGAGATAGAAAAAATTCATCAAGAACTCATAGAGCAGATCAAATTTAGCTTTTTAAAAAGAGGAAATGATCCGCTTGATTCTATCATTGGTATTAAAAATATCTTGATTAATCTTCCTAAGATGTTAAGGCACGGTATTTTCAAAGCTTTCTTAAAACAAAGATTTAAACAGGTTAAAAATGCTATCATTGTCTCAACCGGACCAAGTTTAAGTAAGCAACTACCTTTGCTTAAAGAATATGCAAATAAAGCAAGCATTATGTGTGCGGATTCTGCTTATCCTATACTTGCTAAAAATGGCATTAAACCGGACTTTGTTTTTATGCTTGAACGCACGGATTTTACGGCTGAATTTTTTAATAATGATTTTAAAGAATTTGATGATGGGATTTTATTTATCCTTACTTCAGTGGTGGATAAAAACGCTACAAAATACCTTGAAAAAAATAACAGAAATTATATGATCGTTTCTCGCCCTTTGCTTTTTGCAGTAAGTTTAGGGCTTGATGAGTTTGGTTACTTAGGTGTAGGACATAGCGTGGCAAATATGGCATACGAGCTCGCAGCAGCTTTAAGGCATGAAAATATCATTTTTATAGGACAAGATTTAGCATACGCTGATGATGGCAGCTCACACCCAAAAGACTATCAGCATGGAGCTGAGTTTGAAAGCGATCAAAGGCGTGATCTTTACACGCTTGCATATGGACAAAAAGGACAAGTAAGAACACAAATCACTTGGAATTTATTTAGACACGCTTTAGAAAGTGATATAGCACTAAGCAAGCTTAAGCTTGGTATAAACACTTATAACGCCACTGAAGGCGGCGCACACATCAAAGGAAGCATAGAAAGACCTTTTAAAGAGCTTTGCGAAACACTTTTAAAAGAAAATGTGCAAAAACCCTTTGCCATGCCACCAAGATATGATGAAAACAAGGCTAAAGCGCTACTTAAGCAAAGCAAAGAAGATTTGCAGGCAAAGGTAAAAAAAGCTGATGACTTTCTTGAAGAGATTAAAAAAGAACTTGAGCTTTTGCAGAGCTTGTTGCCAAGGGATTATGTTTTTGAAAAGCTTGATTTTGAGGCTTTAAAAAAGTCAAAAGAAAGACTTTTAAAACTCATTCAAGTGCTTAAACAAAAGGTTATTTTTACTGAAACCTTGCATGCTGTGTATTTTCACAATGAATGCGAACTTGTCCGCCTTGAAAGCGTGATGAGCAAAAACGAACACGAAGAAAAAGAGCTTTTAATCCTTTTTTTAGAAACGCAAGGACGATTTTTTATCGAACTAGGTGAATATATCTATACACAAAACAATGCCATTTTAGAATGCATAAAAGAATATACTATTTAA
- a CDS encoding motility associated factor glycosyltransferase family protein: protein MKFNEAQKELFQKNCKACLNKPLIKELKKIKKCSRFTLKFGNDSLDINIQDSKDKSLMYENALDELNSKLDVYQKKYPLYPVLYFYGFGNGILYKALLQNPNLKHCVVFEDELELIFLMFHIIDFSSEFESKKLLIFAPKLTKMNDYHTIFISDPFCKMYKAYFLELHSHYYEKKSEKIIELNKTLVAAQKQTAIEMGNDPLDALQGLAQQVYNLPAQLTHPTSKKLLQKRGKQVGKCALIVSTGPSLSKQLPLLKKYQDKVTIFCADSAYPILAQNDIKPDYVCMLERTDFTAEFFNHDFKEIDKNIIFVLLNLVHPNAVAYCEQYNRNYLLMPKKLHFCEYLHFTQFKHITGMSVAHMAQELAFGLEYTNIIFIGQDLAYADDGSSHPKDYQHSANFESSMYEDDMLTNIPAWGGTKEVRTHHIWLAFKDIIERNIIVYKLRNKKITFYNATEGGARIEGCTEIPFKEVCEKFFQKQEPKHFEKLEPLSLTKQNELLLKAYAKIKKSIVLCEEMIKRLKEILEACIEEAKNIDTNKTYEENKLIFSTLSEHIDEAKEIVEDKKHFVSATEILFPLLNQFEINIAPLFVYNPQNETEKQQKMILWLDKHISWIRLVGSHLEAQVKALNENSKPLISLLQQRGQIFEAKVKMIDEKAQKGKSCLMFY, encoded by the coding sequence ATGAAATTTAATGAGGCACAAAAAGAACTTTTTCAAAAAAACTGCAAGGCATGTTTAAACAAACCCCTGATTAAAGAACTTAAAAAGATCAAAAAATGCTCTCGTTTTACACTTAAATTTGGCAATGATTCACTTGATATTAACATACAAGATAGCAAAGATAAAAGCCTTATGTATGAAAATGCCCTTGATGAACTTAACAGCAAGCTTGATGTATATCAAAAAAAATACCCCTTATATCCGGTGCTTTATTTTTACGGCTTTGGCAATGGCATACTTTATAAAGCCTTGCTTCAAAATCCAAATTTAAAACATTGTGTTGTTTTTGAAGATGAGCTTGAGCTGATTTTTTTGATGTTTCATATTATTGATTTTTCAAGTGAGTTTGAAAGCAAAAAGCTTCTTATTTTTGCTCCTAAGCTTACAAAAATGAACGATTATCACACCATTTTTATTTCTGATCCCTTTTGCAAAATGTATAAAGCTTATTTTTTAGAGCTTCATAGTCATTATTATGAAAAGAAAAGTGAAAAGATCATTGAGCTTAACAAAACTCTTGTAGCCGCTCAAAAACAAACTGCTATAGAGATGGGTAATGATCCTCTTGATGCTTTACAAGGCTTAGCGCAACAAGTTTATAATCTCCCAGCTCAGCTTACTCACCCAACAAGCAAAAAGCTTTTACAAAAAAGAGGAAAACAAGTTGGCAAATGCGCTTTGATCGTCTCAACCGGACCAAGTCTAAGCAAACAGCTTCCTTTACTTAAAAAATACCAAGATAAAGTCACTATCTTTTGTGCGGATTCTGCTTATCCTATACTTGCTCAAAATGATATAAAACCAGATTATGTATGTATGCTTGAAAGGACTGATTTTACAGCTGAGTTTTTTAACCATGATTTTAAAGAGATTGATAAAAATATCATTTTTGTGCTTTTAAATTTAGTCCATCCTAATGCTGTAGCTTACTGCGAGCAGTATAATAGAAATTATTTGCTTATGCCTAAAAAACTTCACTTTTGTGAGTATTTACATTTTACGCAGTTTAAGCATATAACTGGTATGAGCGTAGCTCACATGGCTCAAGAACTTGCTTTTGGTTTAGAATACACAAATATTATTTTTATAGGACAAGATTTAGCATACGCTGATGATGGCAGCTCGCATCCAAAAGACTATCAGCATTCTGCAAATTTTGAAAGCTCAATGTATGAAGATGATATGCTTACAAATATACCTGCATGGGGAGGGACAAAAGAGGTAAGAACTCATCACATTTGGCTTGCATTCAAAGATATCATCGAAAGAAATATCATAGTGTATAAGCTCAGAAATAAAAAGATCACATTTTATAATGCCACAGAAGGTGGAGCGAGGATAGAAGGCTGCACGGAAATACCTTTTAAAGAAGTCTGTGAAAAATTTTTTCAAAAACAAGAGCCCAAACATTTTGAAAAACTTGAACCTTTAAGCTTGACAAAACAAAATGAACTTCTTTTAAAAGCCTATGCGAAGATCAAAAAAAGTATCGTGCTTTGCGAAGAGATGATTAAAAGGCTTAAGGAAATTTTAGAAGCATGTATTGAAGAAGCTAAAAATATCGATACAAACAAAACCTACGAAGAAAATAAGCTCATATTTAGCACACTTTCAGAGCATATCGATGAGGCAAAAGAAATCGTTGAGGATAAAAAGCATTTCGTTTCAGCCACTGAAATTTTATTCCCCTTGCTTAATCAGTTTGAAATCAATATCGCTCCGCTGTTTGTTTATAATCCACAAAATGAAACAGAAAAACAGCAAAAAATGATTCTTTGGCTTGATAAACATATATCATGGATAAGACTTGTTGGTTCTCATCTTGAAGCTCAAGTTAAAGCCTTGAATGAAAACTCAAAGCCTTTAATTAGCCTTTTACAACAAAGAGGACAAATTTTTGAAGCGAAAGTGAAGATGATTGATGAAAAAGCACAAAAAGGAAAATCATGCCTCATGTTTTACTAA